From a single Nostoc sp. MS1 genomic region:
- a CDS encoding Rieske (2Fe-2S) protein has translation MNWIKVIAQDELPENGRKVVKVEQRNILLLKHNNKVFAIENSCPHLKLPLQKGKITNDGAIVCPFHRSAFDLATGNPTTWTPFPPGIGKVMGMISKEKGLSVFPTRIEEGSIWVEV, from the coding sequence ATGAACTGGATTAAAGTTATTGCCCAAGATGAATTACCAGAGAATGGGCGTAAAGTGGTGAAGGTGGAACAACGTAACATTCTGCTTCTCAAGCATAACAACAAAGTTTTTGCCATCGAAAATTCTTGTCCTCACTTGAAATTACCTTTACAGAAAGGCAAAATCACCAATGATGGAGCGATCGTGTGTCCGTTTCATCGGAGTGCATTTGATTTGGCTACAGGTAATCCTACTACTTGGACTCCCTTCCCTCCTGGTATTGGCAAAGTGATGGGGATGATTTCTAAAGAAAAGGGATTGTCTGTATTTCCTACCCGTATAGAAGAAGGGAGTATCTGGGTAGAAGTGTAA
- a CDS encoding nuclear transport factor 2 family protein yields MTTENHQILEITKNYLKDIAEGKTGDELAIYYSESVKQIEYPNHLFPEGAIRNLNDLKEASLRGKSVLISQNYDIQKSYVAGNTVILETIWTAEIAVPIGQTPAGGKMKAYFAQFIEFEDGKIICQRTYDCFEPF; encoded by the coding sequence ATGACTACCGAAAATCATCAAATTCTAGAAATTACGAAAAATTATCTCAAAGATATTGCAGAAGGTAAAACAGGGGATGAACTTGCTATTTATTATTCTGAGTCAGTCAAGCAAATAGAATACCCTAATCACCTATTTCCTGAAGGAGCAATAAGAAATCTAAACGATTTAAAGGAAGCTTCTCTAAGAGGTAAATCAGTTCTGATAAGTCAGAATTATGACATTCAAAAGTCTTATGTTGCTGGTAACACAGTAATTTTAGAAACAATATGGACAGCAGAAATTGCTGTTCCAATCGGGCAAACTCCTGCCGGAGGAAAGATGAAAGCTTATTTTGCACAGTTTATCGAATTTGAGGATGGCAAGATAATCTGTCAAAGAACCTATGACTGTTTTGAACCGTTCTAA
- a CDS encoding GFA family protein gives MNNSSIRGSCLCGTVNFEVNPPFQKMVHCHCSRCRKGTGTGHATNLTVEPSQFRWLCGEELVTRYDLPTAKSFGKWFCRHCGCPVPRLTRNGKIMVIPAGSLDTAPPITPTDHIFWASRAAWGCASGGLPTHTEYPESW, from the coding sequence ATGAACAACTCTAGCATTCGGGGTAGTTGCCTTTGTGGAACAGTGAACTTTGAAGTGAACCCGCCGTTCCAAAAAATGGTTCATTGCCACTGCTCACGGTGTCGCAAAGGCACGGGTACAGGCCATGCCACAAATCTAACCGTTGAACCCAGCCAGTTCCGATGGCTTTGCGGAGAGGAACTCGTCACACGTTATGACCTTCCCACGGCAAAGAGCTTCGGCAAATGGTTTTGCAGGCATTGCGGGTGTCCGGTTCCACGACTAACGCGCAACGGCAAGATCATGGTTATTCCAGCAGGCTCGTTGGATACAGCACCGCCTATCACTCCTACGGATCATATCTTTTGGGCATCCAGAGCAGCGTGGGGCTGTGCTAGCGGAGGGCTTCCAACTCATACAGAGTATCCAGAATCATGGTAG